One window of the Pelmatolapia mariae isolate MD_Pm_ZW linkage group LG15, Pm_UMD_F_2, whole genome shotgun sequence genome contains the following:
- the LOC134643562 gene encoding putative DMBT1-like protein: MPSRVVHAKDPALTHHYFTGKPPIRLVNGADRCSGRVEILHEGQWGTVCDDEWDFRDAAVVCRAMDCGPPNTAKSKTFFGEGQGAIWLDNVNCLGNETSLGHCRHRPFGVHNCGHGEDAGVICSGSLAVRLVNSTHECSGRVEVRHGEQWHTVCDMDWTLSKAQVVCETLECGRAMNVPGAAFYGRGSGPVNKSGWWVAQVNAPAEWRSSIKESGELCVMTIGK, from the exons atGCCGTCTCGTGTCGTTCACgccaaagatccggctctaacaCATCACTACTTCACTG GTAAGCCACCAATAAGGCTTGTGAACGGCGCTGACCGATGCTCTGGTCGAGTGGAGATTCTGCATGAAGGCCAGTGGGGAACAGTGTGTGATGATGAATGGGACTTCAGAGATGCTGCGGTGGTGTGCAGAGCCATGGACTGTGGACCACCCAACACAGCCAAATCTAAGACCTTCTTTGGTGAAGGCCAAGGAGCGATCTGGCTTGATAATGTCAACTGTTTGGGTAATGAGACGTCCCTTGGGCACTGCAGGCATCGACCATTTGGAGTACATAACTGTGGTCACGGTGAAGATGCAGGAGTTATTTGTTCAG GAAGCTTGGCAGTCCGGTTGGTTAACAGTACTCATGAGTGCTCTGGAAGAGTGGAGGTCCGTCATGGCGAGCAGTGGCACACAGTATGTGACATGGACTGGACTCTAAGTAAAGCTCAAGTGGTGTGCGAGACGCTGGAGTGTGGACGTGCCATGAATGTTCCTGGTGCTGCTTTTTACGGCCGTGGCAGTGGACCAGTG AACAAGTCCGGTTGGTGGGTGGCTCAGGTGAATGCTCCGGCAGAGTGGAGGTCTTCTATAAAGGAGAGTGGGGAACTGTGTGTGATGACGATTGGGAAATGA